From the Micromonospora sediminicola genome, one window contains:
- the accB gene encoding acetyl-CoA carboxylase biotin carboxyl carrier protein — MADAGPEQVLDGLRRQARKLVADLDGPVRRVRLRSGEALLEVEWHDPVPPPRTGADPAAPPGEPAAQAAPATDRATVRAPVVGTFYRAPEPGAMPFVAVGDLVRPGQVIGIVEAMKLMNEVTAGQAGRVAEVLVEDGKPVEYDQPLIALDPITGRDA; from the coding sequence ATGGCGGACGCCGGACCCGAGCAGGTGTTGGACGGGCTGCGCCGGCAGGCCCGCAAGCTGGTCGCCGACCTCGACGGGCCGGTGCGCCGGGTGCGGCTGCGCAGCGGCGAGGCGCTGCTGGAGGTCGAGTGGCACGATCCGGTGCCGCCGCCGAGGACGGGCGCCGACCCCGCCGCGCCGCCCGGGGAACCGGCCGCGCAGGCGGCGCCGGCGACCGACCGGGCGACGGTACGGGCCCCGGTGGTCGGCACGTTCTACCGCGCCCCCGAGCCCGGGGCGATGCCGTTCGTCGCGGTCGGCGACCTGGTCCGGCCGGGCCAGGTGATCGGCATCGTCGAGGCCATGAAGCTGATGAACGAGGTGACCGCCGGCCAGGCCGGACGGGTGGCCGAGGTGCTGGTGGAGGACGGCAAGCCCGTCGAGTACGACCAGCCGCTGATCGCCCTGGACCCGATCACCGGACGGGACGCCTGA
- a CDS encoding SRPBCC family protein — protein sequence MTVAPDRPLASEITDILVTHCGLDPDAAASTPAASLEELGMDSLALLELSAVVADRWRVKIPEQAGQLSIAGVADLVARRADPPGHTENAIDIDAPLPLVWDITNDVARWTELFTEYALVEILHAEGDTVRFRLTMHPDSNGVAWSWVSERTADPATRQVHARRVETGPFEYMRIHWRYEEVDGGTRMTWVQDFAMKPTAPVDNAGMTNRINTNSKVQLAVIKERIERAHTGGAR from the coding sequence ATGACCGTCGCCCCCGACCGCCCGCTCGCCAGCGAGATCACCGACATCCTGGTGACGCACTGCGGCCTGGACCCCGACGCCGCCGCCAGCACCCCGGCCGCGAGCCTGGAGGAGCTGGGCATGGACTCCCTGGCGCTGCTCGAACTCTCCGCGGTCGTGGCCGACCGGTGGCGGGTGAAGATCCCCGAACAGGCCGGCCAGCTCAGCATCGCCGGCGTCGCCGACCTGGTGGCCCGCAGGGCGGACCCGCCCGGGCACACCGAGAACGCGATCGACATCGACGCGCCGCTGCCGCTGGTCTGGGACATCACCAACGACGTGGCCCGGTGGACCGAGCTGTTCACCGAGTACGCGCTGGTGGAGATCCTGCACGCGGAGGGGGACACGGTCCGCTTCCGGCTCACCATGCACCCGGACTCCAACGGCGTGGCGTGGAGCTGGGTCAGCGAGCGCACCGCCGACCCGGCGACCCGGCAGGTGCACGCCCGCCGCGTCGAGACCGGGCCGTTCGAGTACATGCGCATCCACTGGCGGTACGAGGAGGTCGACGGCGGCACCCGGATGACCTGGGTGCAGGACTTCGCGATGAAGCCCACCGCGCCGGTCGACAACGCCGGCATGACCAACCGGATCAACACCAACAGCAAGGTCCAGCTCGCCGTGATCAAGGAGCGGATCGAGCGGGCGCACACGGGAGGCGCGCGATGA
- a CDS encoding acetyl-CoA carboxylase biotin carboxylase subunit, whose amino-acid sequence MFDKVLIANRGEIALRVLRACREMGVRTVVVHSSADADSLPVRLADEAVRIGPAASRRSYLNAAAIVEAARQTGAQAVHPGYGFLSEDADFAEICAENGLVFIGPPPQVMAALADKSTARALMSGAGLPLPPGSVRTLPTAAEAQEVAAEVGYPVIVKAAAGGGGRGMTVVRTAAELPRAYARTRAAAQVAFGDDRVYVERYLADARHVEVQVLCDAHGNGVHLGTRDCSVQRRHQKLIEEAPAPALRPATLDTLAEVALRGALSVGFTGAGTVEFLVDEAERAHFLEINCRIQVEHPVTEMITGVDLVQEQLHVAAGTPLRLRQSDVRPHGVAIECRVNVEDPDRDFAPAPGRLERFRPPGGPFTRVDTHGHVGYLVSPHYDSLLAKVAVWAPDRDAALDRLDRALAEFDVAGPGVRTTIPFARRVLRDPAFRTARHTTGLVERLLAPPAENTGGAGPVEIADISPPGDADGAPPAHGAPPAHGAAADAALPRLRSAVPDPRAETDPAGRTPVPAAPAAGPTTWRNR is encoded by the coding sequence ATGTTCGACAAGGTGCTGATCGCCAACCGCGGCGAGATCGCGTTGCGGGTGCTGCGCGCCTGCCGGGAGATGGGCGTACGGACGGTGGTGGTGCACTCCAGCGCCGACGCCGACTCGCTGCCGGTGCGGCTGGCCGACGAGGCGGTACGGATCGGGCCGGCGGCCAGCCGGCGCAGCTACCTCAACGCCGCCGCGATCGTGGAGGCCGCCCGGCAGACCGGCGCGCAGGCCGTCCACCCCGGCTACGGCTTCCTCTCCGAGGACGCCGACTTCGCCGAGATCTGCGCCGAGAACGGGCTGGTCTTCATCGGCCCGCCGCCACAGGTGATGGCCGCGCTGGCGGACAAGTCCACCGCCCGCGCGTTGATGAGCGGCGCCGGCCTGCCGCTGCCGCCGGGCAGCGTGCGGACGCTGCCGACCGCCGCCGAGGCCCAGGAGGTGGCCGCCGAGGTCGGCTACCCGGTCATCGTGAAGGCCGCCGCCGGCGGGGGCGGGCGCGGGATGACGGTGGTGCGCACGGCCGCCGAGCTGCCCCGCGCGTACGCCCGCACCCGCGCCGCCGCGCAGGTCGCGTTCGGCGACGACCGGGTGTACGTCGAGCGGTACCTCGCCGACGCCCGGCACGTGGAGGTGCAGGTGCTCTGCGACGCGCACGGCAACGGCGTCCACCTGGGCACCCGGGACTGCTCGGTGCAGCGCCGGCACCAGAAGCTCATCGAGGAGGCGCCCGCGCCCGCGCTGCGACCGGCCACCCTGGACACGCTCGCCGAGGTCGCCCTGCGCGGCGCGCTGTCGGTCGGCTTCACCGGTGCCGGCACGGTCGAGTTCCTGGTGGACGAGGCGGAACGGGCCCACTTCCTGGAGATCAACTGTCGGATCCAGGTGGAGCATCCGGTGACAGAGATGATCACCGGCGTCGACCTGGTCCAGGAACAGTTGCACGTGGCCGCCGGCACGCCGTTGCGCCTGCGACAGTCCGACGTGCGGCCACACGGGGTGGCGATCGAGTGCCGGGTCAACGTGGAGGACCCGGACCGCGACTTCGCGCCCGCACCCGGCCGGCTGGAGCGGTTCCGGCCGCCGGGCGGCCCGTTCACCCGGGTCGACACGCACGGCCACGTCGGCTACCTGGTCAGCCCGCACTACGACTCGCTGCTGGCCAAGGTGGCGGTCTGGGCACCCGACCGGGACGCCGCGCTGGACCGGCTCGACCGGGCGCTGGCCGAGTTCGACGTGGCCGGCCCGGGGGTGCGCACGACCATCCCGTTCGCCCGGCGGGTGCTGCGCGATCCCGCGTTCCGGACCGCCCGGCACACCACCGGCCTGGTCGAACGCCTGCTCGCCCCGCCCGCCGAGAACACCGGCGGCGCCGGGCCCGTCGAGATCGCCGACATCTCCCCGCCGGGGGACGCCGACGGCGCCCCGCCCGCCCACGGCGCCCCGCCCGCCCACGGCGCCGCGGCCGACGCCGCCCTACCGAGGTTGCGCTCGGCGGTGCCCGACCCGCGCGCCGAGACCGACCCGGCCGGCCGTACCCCCGTTCCCGCCGCGCCCGCCGCCGGCCCGACCACCTGGAGGAACCGATGA
- a CDS encoding AfsR/SARP family transcriptional regulator has product MPTAGDPAPRVSLHLLGGFQLLHDGVPVVVPRGLQRVIALIGLRPGATRSHLAGLLWPETSEERALSSLRTALWRLRQDPCCPLRTDGDTVRLGPTVHLDVDELVVAAARVRDGATPRGAAGAGRHDLLPGWYDDWVLLERERLRQLRLHMLEELAGNHLAAGRHGEALEAALEAMAAEPLRETPHRLVVRIHLAEGNAFEAVHSFYVYRDLLLRELRLEPSPAMTALLDDTLAPIRRASRPEPPQRRADRGRPAGPARPQRAAPPPSIPRGTP; this is encoded by the coding sequence ATGCCGACGGCGGGCGACCCCGCCCCCCGGGTGTCACTGCACCTGCTCGGCGGCTTCCAACTGCTGCACGACGGCGTGCCCGTGGTGGTGCCCCGGGGCCTGCAACGGGTCATCGCCCTCATCGGGCTGCGCCCCGGCGCCACCCGCAGCCACCTCGCCGGGCTGCTCTGGCCCGAGACCTCCGAGGAACGGGCGCTCTCCTCCCTGCGGACCGCCCTGTGGCGGCTGCGCCAGGACCCGTGCTGCCCGCTGCGCACCGACGGCGACACCGTACGCCTGGGACCGACCGTGCACCTCGACGTGGACGAGCTGGTGGTGGCCGCCGCCCGGGTCCGCGACGGCGCGACCCCCCGGGGCGCCGCCGGCGCCGGCCGGCACGACCTGCTCCCCGGCTGGTACGACGACTGGGTCCTGCTGGAACGGGAACGGCTGCGCCAGCTCCGCCTGCACATGCTGGAGGAACTGGCCGGCAACCATCTCGCCGCCGGCCGCCACGGCGAGGCCCTGGAGGCCGCGCTGGAGGCGATGGCGGCCGAGCCGCTGCGGGAGACCCCGCACCGCCTGGTCGTCCGCATCCACCTGGCCGAGGGCAACGCGTTCGAGGCGGTGCACTCCTTCTACGTCTACCGGGACCTGCTCCTGCGCGAACTGCGCCTGGAACCCTCCCCGGCGATGACGGCCCTGCTGGACGACACCCTCGCCCCGATCCGCCGGGCCAGCCGGCCGGAACCGCCGCAACGGCGGGCCGACCGCGGCCGGCCCGCCGGCCCCGCCCGCCCGCAACGCGCCGCACCACCGCCATCAATACCCAGGGGTACGCCGTGA
- a CDS encoding TIGR03557 family F420-dependent LLM class oxidoreductase, which produces MKIGYKLASEAFGPQELIRQAVRAEEAGFDFVEMSDHYHPWLEVQGHSCFTWSALGAIAARTSTLGLATGVTCPSVRYHPAIVAQAAATLALISDGRFTLGVGAGERLNEHVVGLGFPSVRGRHERLREALEIIRLLWQGGYQSYEGRHLQLEDARVWDLPAQPPVIAVAASGRASATLAAELGSGLFATEPKASIVGHYREAGGQGPRYAEVPMAWATDEEQAVRAAKETSRWAVTGWKVMSELPNPVNFDAATAWVEDHHIRQQFSVGPAPEPHVEKARAYVEAGYDHIVLQNAGPDPDGFLDFCAGDLLARVRALG; this is translated from the coding sequence ATGAAGATCGGCTACAAGCTCGCCTCGGAGGCGTTCGGGCCGCAGGAACTCATCCGGCAGGCGGTCCGCGCGGAGGAGGCCGGCTTCGACTTCGTCGAGATGAGCGACCACTACCACCCGTGGCTGGAGGTGCAGGGGCACTCCTGCTTCACCTGGAGCGCGCTGGGCGCGATCGCCGCCCGCACCAGCACGCTCGGCCTGGCCACCGGGGTCACCTGCCCCTCGGTCCGGTACCACCCGGCGATCGTCGCGCAGGCGGCGGCGACCCTGGCGCTGATCTCCGACGGTCGGTTCACGCTCGGGGTGGGCGCCGGCGAGCGGCTGAACGAGCACGTGGTCGGGCTGGGCTTCCCGAGCGTACGGGGCCGGCACGAGCGGCTGCGCGAGGCGCTGGAGATCATCCGGCTGCTCTGGCAGGGCGGTTACCAGTCCTACGAGGGCCGGCACCTCCAGCTGGAGGACGCCCGGGTGTGGGACCTGCCCGCGCAACCGCCGGTGATCGCCGTCGCGGCCAGCGGCCGGGCGTCCGCGACACTCGCCGCCGAACTGGGCAGCGGGCTGTTCGCCACCGAGCCGAAGGCGTCCATCGTCGGGCACTACCGGGAGGCCGGCGGTCAGGGCCCGCGCTACGCCGAGGTGCCGATGGCCTGGGCCACCGACGAGGAGCAGGCGGTACGCGCGGCGAAGGAGACCAGCCGCTGGGCGGTCACCGGGTGGAAGGTGATGAGCGAGCTGCCCAACCCGGTGAACTTCGACGCGGCCACCGCCTGGGTCGAGGACCATCACATCCGGCAGCAGTTCTCCGTCGGCCCGGCGCCGGAGCCGCACGTGGAGAAGGCGCGGGCGTACGTCGAGGCGGGCTACGACCACATCGTGCTGCAGAACGCCGGCCCGGACCCGGACGGCTTCCTCGACTTCTGCGCGGGCGACCTGCTCGCCCGGGTCCGCGCGCTCGGCTAG
- a CDS encoding TcmI family type II polyketide cyclase — translation MDRSLIVAKVVPTAEDRVAEIFAESDATELPGLVGVRHRSLYRLHDLYVHLLETESPAQGAVEDARGHPEFVRISERLRPYISPYLPTWRSPRDAMAHCFYRYDAPGHQAHRYDAAGRRP, via the coding sequence ATGGACCGTTCGCTCATCGTCGCCAAGGTGGTGCCCACCGCCGAGGACCGGGTCGCCGAGATCTTCGCCGAGTCCGACGCGACCGAACTGCCCGGCCTGGTCGGCGTGCGGCACCGCTCCCTCTACCGGCTGCACGACCTCTACGTCCACCTGCTGGAGACGGAGTCGCCGGCGCAGGGCGCGGTCGAGGACGCGCGGGGGCATCCCGAGTTCGTCCGGATCAGCGAGCGGCTGCGGCCGTACATCTCGCCGTACCTGCCGACCTGGCGCTCGCCGCGCGACGCCATGGCGCACTGCTTCTACCGGTACGACGCCCCGGGTCACCAGGCCCACCGGTACGACGCCGCCGGGCGGCGGCCGTGA
- a CDS encoding cupin domain-containing protein — translation MTDITTARVSVHDVSADRRRGGELRVLLGPKTVGSTSGFMGVAALAPGERIAEHYHPYSEEFLYVARGAITVDLDDVEVPLAAGEALYVPKYVRHRLRNTGDEPAEVVFHLGPLAPRPELGHVDTESAAPPPREPS, via the coding sequence ATGACCGACATCACCACCGCCCGGGTCTCCGTCCACGACGTGTCCGCCGACCGCCGTCGCGGCGGGGAGCTGCGGGTGCTGCTCGGCCCGAAGACCGTCGGCAGCACCTCCGGCTTCATGGGCGTGGCCGCGCTCGCGCCGGGGGAGCGGATCGCCGAGCACTACCACCCGTACAGCGAGGAGTTCCTCTACGTGGCGCGCGGCGCGATCACCGTCGACCTGGACGACGTCGAGGTGCCGCTGGCCGCCGGGGAGGCGCTCTACGTGCCGAAGTACGTGCGGCACCGGCTGCGCAACACCGGCGACGAGCCCGCCGAGGTGGTCTTCCACCTGGGGCCGCTCGCGCCCCGACCGGAACTCGGCCACGTCGACACCGAGAGCGCCGCCCCACCACCGCGGGAGCCGTCGTGA
- a CDS encoding acetyl-CoA carboxylase carboxyltransferase subunit alpha has translation MTTTAPRDEQLWSRCDGCASLLYRKRLRRNLDVCPECGSHTRLDAPDRVAQLVDPDSFTPLPDRAVRVDPIDFVDAVPYPHRLGAARAGTGLDEAVLCGTARLGGHPVALAVMDFRFLGGSLGCAVGELITRTAERALADGCPLVLVTASGGARMQEGALSLMQMATVSQALAGLREAGLLTVSVVTDPTYGGVAASFATNTDVVLAESGARLGFAGPRVIRQVTGAALPEGFQTAEYLLRHGQVDMVVPRHALRGRLTALLAAADAGRRPPAHRPAPAPPPRPAASAPRDAWETVRVARHPGRPTTLDYLETAFDGFVELHGDRLGADCPAIVGGIARLDGRPVMVIGHQKGHTTAELVARNFGMASPAGHRKALRLARLAARLRLPVVTLVDTPGADPGVTAEQQGQAAAIAENILALSVLPTPVVAVVTGEGGSGGALALAVADRVLMLEHAVYSVISPEGCAAILWPDSSAAPQAARALRLTGADLCRLGVVDELVPEPYPAAHGDPVGAAELLGRAVAANLAPLLSVPPATLVRRRRQRFRRFGAARSTATPPVDGRAEVA, from the coding sequence GTGACCACCACCGCGCCCCGGGACGAGCAGCTCTGGTCGCGGTGCGACGGCTGCGCCTCGCTGCTCTACCGCAAGCGGCTGCGCCGCAACCTGGACGTCTGCCCGGAGTGCGGCTCGCACACCCGGCTGGACGCGCCGGACCGGGTGGCGCAGCTGGTCGACCCGGACTCGTTCACCCCGCTGCCGGACCGGGCGGTACGGGTGGACCCGATCGACTTCGTCGACGCGGTGCCGTACCCGCACCGGCTCGGCGCGGCGCGCGCGGGCACCGGCCTGGACGAGGCGGTGCTCTGCGGCACCGCCCGGCTGGGCGGGCACCCGGTGGCGCTGGCGGTGATGGACTTCCGGTTCCTCGGCGGCAGCCTCGGCTGCGCGGTCGGCGAGCTGATCACCCGCACCGCCGAGCGGGCGTTGGCCGACGGCTGCCCGTTGGTGCTGGTCACCGCGTCCGGCGGGGCGCGGATGCAGGAGGGCGCGCTGTCGCTGATGCAGATGGCCACGGTCAGCCAGGCCCTCGCGGGGCTGCGCGAGGCGGGACTGCTGACGGTCAGCGTGGTCACCGACCCCACGTACGGCGGGGTGGCCGCCTCGTTCGCCACCAACACCGACGTCGTGCTCGCCGAGAGCGGCGCGCGGTTGGGTTTCGCCGGTCCGCGGGTGATCCGCCAGGTGACGGGCGCCGCGTTGCCCGAGGGCTTCCAGACCGCGGAGTACCTGCTGCGCCACGGCCAGGTCGACATGGTGGTGCCCCGGCACGCGCTGCGGGGACGCCTGACCGCGCTGCTCGCCGCCGCCGACGCCGGCCGGCGACCGCCGGCGCACCGGCCCGCGCCGGCGCCGCCGCCGCGTCCGGCCGCCTCGGCGCCCCGCGACGCCTGGGAGACGGTACGCGTGGCCCGGCACCCGGGCCGGCCGACCACCCTCGACTACCTGGAGACCGCGTTCGACGGGTTCGTCGAGCTGCACGGCGACCGGCTCGGCGCGGACTGCCCGGCGATCGTCGGCGGCATCGCCCGCCTGGACGGGCGGCCGGTGATGGTGATCGGCCACCAGAAGGGACACACCACCGCCGAGCTGGTGGCGCGCAACTTCGGCATGGCCAGCCCGGCCGGGCACCGCAAGGCGTTGCGGCTGGCGCGCCTGGCGGCCCGGCTCCGGCTGCCCGTGGTGACGCTGGTGGACACGCCGGGCGCCGACCCGGGGGTGACCGCCGAGCAGCAGGGCCAGGCGGCGGCGATCGCGGAGAACATCCTCGCGCTGAGCGTCCTGCCCACCCCGGTGGTCGCGGTGGTCACCGGAGAGGGCGGCAGCGGCGGCGCGCTGGCGCTCGCGGTCGCCGACCGGGTGCTCATGCTGGAGCACGCCGTCTACTCGGTGATCAGCCCGGAGGGCTGCGCCGCGATCCTCTGGCCGGACAGCTCCGCCGCGCCGCAGGCCGCCCGGGCGCTGCGCCTCACCGGCGCCGACCTGTGCCGCCTCGGCGTGGTCGACGAGCTGGTGCCCGAGCCGTACCCGGCCGCGCACGGCGACCCGGTGGGCGCGGCGGAGCTGCTCGGCCGGGCGGTCGCGGCGAACCTCGCCCCGCTGCTCTCGGTGCCCCCGGCCACGCTGGTACGCCGCCGCCGGCAGCGCTTCCGCCGCTTCGGCGCGGCCCGCTCCACGGCGACCCCGCCGGTCGACGGCCGGGCGGAGGTGGCGTGA
- a CDS encoding TcmI family type II polyketide cyclase, which yields MSRLLVVSRIVPGSQGRVAQIFAESDATELPHLTGIRHRSLYYLHDLCVHLMETGDVAPDLAADLRDHPLYERVNERLSAHTSPYLPTWHSPRDAVAGCFYSWDAAGTPTPDRIR from the coding sequence ATGAGTCGACTGTTGGTGGTCAGCCGGATCGTGCCCGGGTCGCAGGGCCGGGTGGCACAGATCTTCGCCGAGTCCGACGCGACCGAGCTGCCCCACCTCACCGGGATCCGGCACCGGTCCCTCTACTACCTGCACGACCTGTGCGTGCACCTGATGGAGACCGGCGACGTCGCGCCCGACCTCGCCGCCGACCTGCGCGACCACCCGCTCTACGAACGCGTCAACGAGCGGCTCTCCGCGCACACCTCGCCGTACCTGCCGACCTGGCACTCCCCCCGGGACGCCGTGGCCGGCTGCTTCTACAGCTGGGACGCCGCCGGCACCCCCACGCCCGACCGGATCCGCTGA
- a CDS encoding low temperature requirement protein A — MPTGTPEPAGRRPPVRDPEAPRRVTLLELFFDLVYVVALALISRNLMGEVSWERAAQSLVMLMAIWWTWAITTLVTDLYDPQRGEIKLLIVAVMFGALLMTTAIPEAFGARGLVFAGTYVAIHLGRGLFLMPAVRRHPQTRRRAIRIFIWFAVSAVPWLIGAVAAHGAARLWFWALALAIDYLGFRMAYPVPGLGSVPDAQRNVTAEHLSERYQQFFIIALGDAVLVSGTVFSLHHSEVENLLAFSTAFATTLLLWRIYVHKSGELLPEAIARSTQPSRFLNTAPYTHLLMVAGVVTSAAGFDLVLLEPTGHTPPAWLAIILGGPALFLAGRAAFEYEVFSRVSLSRPGGVLALLCIAPAALFLAPLYASVGAMLVLAGVAVADHRRSRGRPPEEPAPPH; from the coding sequence GTGCCCACCGGAACACCGGAGCCCGCCGGCCGGCGGCCGCCGGTCCGCGATCCGGAGGCGCCGCGCCGGGTGACCCTGCTGGAACTGTTCTTCGACCTGGTCTACGTGGTCGCGCTGGCCCTGATCTCGCGCAACCTGATGGGCGAGGTCAGCTGGGAGCGGGCCGCCCAGTCACTGGTCATGCTGATGGCGATCTGGTGGACCTGGGCGATCACCACGCTGGTCACCGACCTCTACGACCCGCAGCGCGGTGAGATCAAGCTGCTCATCGTGGCGGTGATGTTCGGCGCGCTGCTGATGACCACCGCCATCCCGGAGGCGTTCGGCGCCCGTGGGCTGGTCTTCGCCGGCACGTACGTGGCGATCCATCTCGGACGCGGCCTGTTCCTCATGCCGGCCGTCCGCCGCCACCCGCAGACCCGGCGCCGCGCCATCCGCATCTTCATCTGGTTCGCGGTGTCGGCGGTGCCCTGGCTGATCGGCGCGGTGGCGGCGCACGGCGCCGCACGGCTGTGGTTCTGGGCGCTGGCACTGGCCATCGACTACCTCGGTTTCCGGATGGCCTATCCGGTGCCCGGCCTGGGCTCTGTGCCGGACGCCCAGCGCAACGTGACCGCCGAGCACCTCTCCGAGCGCTACCAGCAGTTCTTCATCATCGCGCTGGGCGACGCGGTGCTGGTCTCCGGCACCGTGTTCAGCCTGCACCACTCGGAGGTGGAGAACCTCCTCGCGTTCAGCACCGCGTTCGCCACCACGCTGCTGCTCTGGCGCATCTACGTGCACAAGTCCGGTGAGCTGCTGCCGGAGGCCATCGCCCGGTCGACGCAGCCGAGCCGGTTCCTGAACACCGCCCCGTACACGCATCTGCTGATGGTGGCCGGGGTGGTGACCAGCGCGGCCGGCTTCGACCTGGTGCTGCTGGAGCCGACCGGGCACACCCCGCCGGCCTGGCTGGCGATCATCCTCGGCGGCCCGGCGCTGTTCCTGGCCGGTCGGGCCGCCTTCGAGTACGAGGTGTTCAGCCGGGTGTCGCTGTCGCGCCCCGGCGGGGTTCTGGCGCTGCTCTGCATCGCGCCGGCGGCGCTGTTCCTCGCGCCGCTCTACGCCTCCGTCGGGGCGATGCTGGTGCTCGCCGGGGTGGCCGTCGCCGACCACCGTCGCAGCCGCGGCCGTCCGCCCGAGGAGCCGGCGCCGCCGCACTGA
- a CDS encoding helix-hairpin-helix domain-containing protein, whose protein sequence is MPSSFGQWLVVILALLIGLVVGWVVSGRRAGAGSSAPTVDAAATPAPEVTAVVDEPRPAAVVDETPAPAAVTDQAAPTTTEPAAASEPVTASEPVEAAEPVTAAEPVTAAEPVTASEPVTPAAEPVTVDEPVAAAEPDREPVGISAEPSPVTPEPAADSAPVEPVPVGVDAEPATTDPRSPAVTEPVAAEPEPATVAAAEPVAGPTGSDTAPAVVPAPRASTENDLSDGATPDDFRRIQGIGPKLATALQDAGIRTYRQLAELDEAALRETVKAAGLRAAPGLATWPQQAKVLAGARAEAEQVLPAGE, encoded by the coding sequence ATGCCGTCGAGCTTCGGGCAGTGGCTGGTCGTGATCCTGGCCCTGCTCATCGGACTGGTCGTCGGCTGGGTGGTGAGCGGCCGTCGGGCCGGCGCCGGCAGCTCCGCGCCCACTGTGGACGCCGCCGCCACCCCGGCCCCCGAGGTGACCGCCGTCGTCGACGAGCCCCGTCCGGCCGCGGTGGTCGACGAGACGCCGGCTCCGGCCGCCGTGACCGACCAGGCCGCGCCGACCACCACGGAGCCGGCCGCCGCCTCGGAGCCGGTGACCGCGTCGGAGCCGGTGGAAGCCGCGGAGCCCGTGACCGCCGCGGAGCCCGTGACCGCCGCGGAGCCCGTGACCGCGTCGGAGCCCGTGACCCCCGCTGCCGAGCCCGTGACCGTCGACGAGCCGGTCGCCGCGGCCGAACCGGACCGTGAGCCGGTCGGCATCAGCGCCGAGCCGTCCCCGGTCACGCCCGAGCCGGCCGCGGACTCCGCGCCCGTCGAGCCCGTGCCGGTGGGCGTCGACGCCGAACCCGCCACCACCGACCCGCGGTCGCCCGCCGTCACCGAGCCGGTCGCTGCCGAGCCGGAACCCGCCACCGTGGCCGCTGCGGAGCCGGTGGCCGGACCGACCGGATCGGACACCGCGCCGGCGGTGGTGCCGGCGCCGCGGGCCTCGACCGAGAACGATCTGTCGGACGGCGCGACGCCGGACGACTTCCGGCGTATCCAGGGCATCGGGCCGAAGCTGGCCACCGCGCTGCAGGACGCGGGCATCCGCACCTACCGCCAGCTCGCCGAGCTGGACGAGGCGGCGCTGCGGGAGACCGTGAAGGCCGCCGGGCTGCGGGCCGCGCCCGGGCTGGCCACCTGGCCGCAGCAGGCGAAGGTGCTCGCCGGCGCCCGCGCCGAGGCCGAGCAGGTCCTGCCCGCGGGCGAGTAG